The Thermodesulfobacteriota bacterium region GCCAGCCCCCGCACCAGCCCCGGCAGGATAGCCAGCCCCACCAGACCGAAGACCGCGAAGGTGGTCCACAGCCCGGCCAGCCCCCGGCGCTCCAGGGCGGCCAGGGGCAGCCAGACGATGCCCCACAGGCAGGCGCCGGCCAGGGCGGACGCCACCCCGGCCGCTTCGGTCCGCCGCATCAGCGGCCAGCCGCGGGCTCTGCCCCGTTCAGGCGGGCAAAGGCGCGGCGCAGGTTGGCGTCCGGGTCGATCCGTGGCACCAGGGAGCCGTCCCGGCTGGTCATGACCACCATCACGCCAGGGCCATGGCCGGCCAGCACGCAGGCGGAGTGGACAATGATGCCGATCACCAGGCTGCCGGTACGAAAGATCCGGCCGTAGGCGGCATCGGCATCCACCACAGCCACGAAATCGCCGAAGCGCAAGGTAGCAAGACCGTACTCCTCCACCACCTTGCGGTCGAAGAGCTGGATGTCGTAGTCGCCGGAATGGCTCTGGGAGGCGCCGATGCCGGAGCCCATGATCATGGCCGGCACCCGGTGGGTCACCGGCACCTCCAGCCGGCCCTGGGCGCTGGCGGCCAGCTCCAGGACCGCGATGAGATCCGGATCCAGGTTGAAAACCCGGACGCCGGGAAAGTCGGGCAAGGCGAGGCCGCAGCCCCGGGCCTTGATCTGGATCTTGTCGCCGATGGTGAGGCTCTCCAGGATCTCGGGCTCGAAATCCACCAGCACGTGCTCGATGCCGCCGTGCTTGCCGGTCACCCGGCCGGTCTTGCCCTTGGCCTCGCCAGACACCACCTTGGCGATATTGCCGGCGCAGGACAAGAGGTTCAAGGCCCGGTTGGGACCAGGCTGGCCCTGGACCTGGGTGAAGTTGGAGATGGAGACCCCGGGCTCCACGTGGTCGGCAAAAAGGCCGCAGACCCGGTCGCCGATCCTGAGATCGTAGGTGATACCGCCCACCCCGGGATAGATGTCGGCGCGGCCGTCCGGATCGATGCGGTAGGGATTGATCCCGCCCTGGGGGGAGGTGATCTCACCGATCACCGACTGGCAGACGAGCTGTTCCCGGTTGGTGCGGATCATGGCGATGGCTCCTGGAGAAAGCGGCCGAGGCTGGCGGCCAGAGGTTTCTCTTTCAGTCAAAAAGGCGTAATCTACCGGAGCCGGGCCTGCCTGGCAAGGTGGCCACCTCCCAGTGCGGGCCGGCGGGCGCTCCTCAGACGGACTCCGGCAGCAGCCAACGGCAAGGGGTGACGTGTGGCGCGGGACCCTTCATCCATGGCCAGCCTCCTCGCCGGCCTCCTGCGGGAGCGGGGCTGGAGCCAGCGACTGGCTCTGCACCGCTCGTTCCTGGTCTGGGATCGGGTGGTGGGCCGGACCATTGCCCGCCATGCCCAGCCGGCGGTCATCCGGGGCACGGTCCTGTGGCTGGCGGTCTCCGATCCCATCTGGATGCAGCAGCTGCAGCTGGAAAAGCCGCGCATCCTGGAGCGGCTGAACAGCGAGCTGGCCGGCGCCAAGCTGACGGATCTGCGCTTCCGCCTGAGCCCCCTGCCCGAGCTGGAGCCGGCACCGCCGGCACCGCGCAGCCGGCGGCCGCGGCCGGAGAAGCTGCCGGCTGTGGTGCAGGAGGCCCTGGCCGGCGTGACCGATGAGGAGCTGAAAGGGGTGCTGGCCGGGATCTGGTACCGGTCCGGCGGCGGGGTCGGGGCGCCCGAGGTCACCGGGAGCGATGCCGCCGCCCCGGGTGATACCGGGACCCAGGGACCCGTCCCGGAGACTGGGCGATCGGGCAGACAGGAAGGGCCGGCACTCAGCCGTGCTGGAAGGCGGACCGCTCCAGGCCGCGGAGGTTGATGTAGGTCTCGAGCTTCTCTGCCTCGGCGTCACTGGGCGTAAAGCTCAAGCCGACCTCCACCCCCCCTTCCGCCCGGGGATTGATCCGGACCACCGCGGCGCTGGCCACCGTGATCTCATGGTCCAAGGTGGCGTATTCCATCATGAGCTTGAGGGTGATCGGCCCCACGAGGTCGCCGACCTTGAGCTCGTAGGCGGGGGTGCCGTAAAGCCGCATACCCCCCAGGCTGACGTCGGCCACCGCCATGGCGCTGAAGCGGGTCTTGCCAGGGACGATGAGGGTGGCGGTGGAATCGGCAGCGGCTGGCACCCGGGGCCAGCGGCGGCGCTGGATCTGGAAGATCTCCTGGGGGCAGGGTCCGGCGATCCTCTCTCCGGCCTCCCGGGTGACGGTGAAGCTGAAGCCGCGGATGGGCTGGCCCTCGGGCTTGTAGAGCAGGAAGCTGATGGGCTGCTCGGCCGTCCAGCCGGATGGCCGTTGCAAAACCAGGTAACAGCTGCCCTCGTGCTCGGCGATGTCCCGGACAAGCGAGCGGCGGGGCGGCCCGCCTTTGCAGTAGACGATGAGAGCGGTGACCTGCTCGATGAGCAGCCGCAGCTCCTTCATGACCGTTGCCGGGTCCTTGCTCCAGGTCTCCTGCATCGTGCGAAAAAAGCCTCCAGGGGTGCGGGGGCCGATAAGGAGGGACAGGACATCGGTGGCCGGCCACCGGGGCGTCGAATATGGCATCCTATAATACTTTCTCTGTGATATCAAACGGGAAAACAGCCATCACCCCCGGGCGGCCGTCGGACGAGAGACGGGAGCAGCTGGCGATCCTCCAGGAGAGGCTGGGCTATGTCTTTCAGGAGCCGGAGCTGCTGCACAAGGCACTGATCCACAGCTCCTTTGCCTACGAGCAGGCCGCCAGCAGCCGCGACCACAACGAGACCCTGGAGTTTCTGGGCGACGCGGTCCTGGATCTGGTGATCGGCGACGAGCTGTTTCGCCGCTTCCCGGATCTCAAGGAAGGCGACCTCACCCGCTGCCGTGCCGCCCTGGTCAACGAGGGACACCTGGCAACCGTGGCCCGGGCCATCGGCCTGGGCGGCTTCCTTTGCCTGGGCAAGGGGGAAGAGGCCTCGGCTGGCCGGGAGAAGGCCTCCATCCTGGCGGGCGCCTTCGAGGCGGTTTGCGGCGCGGTCTACCTGGATGGCGGCTTCGTTGCGGCCCAGGCCCTGGTGCAGCGCCAGTTCGACGCTTCCCTGGCCAGCGTCGGGGACAGCGAGCTGCTGCTGGACGCCAAGAGCCGTCTCCAGGAGCTGATCCAGGAGCGGGAGGCCGCGACCCCGGAGTACCTCCTGGAGCAGGCGGAAGGGCCGGATCACCAGAAGATCTTCACGGTGTCGGTCCGGCTGGGCGGCCGGGTCCTGGCCTTCGGCCGGGGACGGAGCAAGAAGGAGGCGGAGCAGCAGGCTGCGGCCGTGGCCCTGGCCGAGCTGGCTTAGACGAAGGCCGTGGCGCGGCCGCCGCTCATCCTGCCGTTCTTCATCAGCCACGCCGGCTGCCCGCACCGCTGTCTCTTCTGCGACCAGCAAGCGATCACCGGCCAGAGCGCCGTGGCCGCCGCCGGCCTGGACGGCGGCGCGGTGGCGGCCCGGCTGGATGCCTGGCTGCCGGCTGCCCGTGCCCAGGGGCGGCCGGTGCAGGTGGCCTTCTTCGGCGGCAGCTTCACCGGCCTGCCGGTCTTGCGCCAGGAGGACCTCCTGGCCGGGGTCGGTCCCCGTCTGGCCGACGGCTCGGTGGCCGGCATCAGGATCTCCACCCGACCCGATGCCCTGGATGACGCCACGGCTCGCCGTCTGGCCGGCCGGGGGGTGACGGTGGTGGAGCTGGGGGTTCAGTCCATGGATCGGCAGGTGCTGGCCGCCGTCCGCCGCGGCTACAGCCCGGAGGCAGTGGTGCAGGCGTTTGCCGTCCTCCGGCGCCATGGCCTTGCTGTGGGCGGCCAGCTCATGATCGGGCTGCCGGCGGAGACCCCCCGGCGCCTCCTGGCCTCGGGCCGTTGGCTGGCCGACCTTGCCCCGGACTTCGTCCGCCTGTATCCCACCCTGGTCCTGGCCGGCAGCGGCCTGGCCCGGCTCTTGGCCGCCGGGCGCTACCGGCCCCTGTCCCTCGCCGAGGCCATCGCCCGGAGCGCCCGGCTCTGCACCCTGTTTGCGGAGCGCGGCATCCCGGTGATCCGCATCGGCCTCCAGAGCTCCCCTGCCCTTGCCGCCAGCATCGAGGCCGGCCCGTATCATCCCGCCTTCGGCGAGCTGGTGCAGGGCCGGCTCCTTTTCCGCCAGCTCCGCCGGCTCCTGGCCCGGAGCCGACCCCGCCGGCTCTGCCTGTCCCGGGCCGACGAGTCCCAGGTCCGGGGCCCGGGCAACATCAGCCTCCGCCGGTTGGCATCCCTGGGCCTCCTGGCAGGGGTTGAGCTGCGGTTTCTGGCCGAACTGCCCCGGGGCACCATCACCGTCGACCCTCCCTCCTGACCCTTCGGGCTTCAGAAGCGGTACCTGACCTCTCCGTAAAGGCTGCGGCCGGGCATGGGGTAGTCGTCCGGGATGCCGCCATCGCTTGGCTCCCGGACGTCCGCGTCGAAGAGGTTTCTCACCACCAGGGCAGCGTCCCAGTGGTGGGCGATATCCTTGCAGCGCAAGGCCAGGTTGACCCAGGTGGCGTTGGGGATGTCGGGCCGAAGGTCATCGTCGGCAGGGCTTGACGGATCGGCACCATCCGGATCCCGCTCCCGATCGGCCACCCAGTACAGCTGGCCGTCCAAGGACCAGTCCGGCTGGAAGGCCCAGAGGAGCTCGGCGTGGGCCTTGAGGGCAGGAGCGTCGGCAACGATCTCGCCGGTATCCGCATTCTTGCTGCGCTGGTACGCCAGGTTGGAACGGAGCCGTAGCGCGGCCGTGAGCTGCCAGTCGGCCTCCAGCTCCCATCCGGACCCTCGCTGGTCGCGGGCGTTCCTCGCCGTCCTGCTGGTGGCTGGAGCGGGATCCGGGAGAAAATCGATGAGATCCTCCGCCCAGTAGGCAAAGACGTTGAAGACGGCCCGCAGGCGGGGAGACGGCTGGTAGTCGAAGGCCATCTCCAGGGTGTCGATGGTTTCCGGTCGCACCTCGGGGTTGCCCTGGGTCGAGGGGTTGTTCTGGTTGTGCTGCTCGGCGAAGGATGGGGTCCGGAAGGCGCGGCCATAGAGGAGCTTGGTGGTCAAGTCCGGCCGGCCTTCCCAGATCACGGCCAGACGCGGGTTGGTGGTGTCGCCGAAGTCCGAGTAGTGGTCGTAGCGCACGCCGCCGATCAGCTCCCAGGCGCGGGTCAGGGCCCATTCATCCTGGAGAAAGCCATACCAGAGGGTACGCTCCTGCCCCAGGAGAAAGATGCCGGGGCCGCCGGTCAGGTGGGTCAGGCGGCCATCCACCGGTGCCACCGGGCCGCCGGCAAAGAGGGTGGCCGGATCGAGCACCCCGCGCCCGAAGTTCTGGTAGGATTCGGCCTCCTCCTTCAGGTGGCGCAGGCCGGCGCCGAAGCGCAGCAGGTGATCGTCAACGCCGCTGTACAAGGCGACGCTCTCCAGGGCCGCCTGCCGGTCGGTGGCGATGGGATTGCCCACCAGACCCTGGGTATAGAGGCCGAAGCCGACCGGGGCGTTGGGGTTGATGTTGCCATCGGCACCGATGGGCACCAGGGCGCCGGGGGGAAACATCTGGAAGAAGTTGTCCTCGTGCAGATACAAAGAGCTGAGACGAAGGCTCAGGTCCCAGTCCCGGATCGATGCCGTCTGGTAAACGAGATCGGTCAACAGGAGTCCGGTGTCGATGCGGCCGGCCGGATCGACCACCTGGGTAGCGCCGCAGCCCACCCCCGCATCATCCTGCAGAAAGCCGTAGAGACGGATGGTCCAGCCAGACTGTTGCAGGGCGAGGCCGGCGTCGACGATCCGGTACCGGGTCGACAGGAGGCCCGGCGTTGCCAGCGAGGCGGGAGGGATGGCAAACAGAGGGTGCAGTCCGGCATCGATCTGGCTTTGCACGTCACTGTGGACGATCCGCTGGGGATCGCCGGCGCTCTCCCGGTAGGTGAGGCTGAAAGCGCTCTCCCAGGGCCCCGCGCTGCCACCGTGCTGCAGCCAGGCGTCGTAGGAGGCGAAGGAGCCGGCCCGGACGCCGGTAGTGGTCCCGCGGCTCTCCTCGGCCTCCCTGGTGAAGACATTGATGGTGCCGGCAAAGGCGTCAGCGCCGAAGACCGCCGAGCCCGGCCCGCGCACCACCTCGATCCGGGAGATGCCGGTGACCGGCATCCGGAAGCCGAAGGTCCGGCCGCCATTGTAGGCATAGGTGACGGGCAGGCCGAGGAAGAGAACGGGCAGGTGTCGCGGCGCGAATCCGGTCATGGGCTCCTCCGGGGGCGTCGTCCGGCGCGTCCGGTGCTGGCCTCCCTCGCTGGGACGGGGCAGGACGCCGTGGGCCTGAGGTCCGTATGCCACAACTTGGGACGAAAGGGAAGCGCGGCGGCGAGGCAGCTGCTGGCAGCCTCCTGCCCTTCGGGTTGACGAGACGGCAGTGGCTCATCATACAATGATTCCGTCGCCCAGAGGGGCGCTGGCGCCGTACAGCTGGAGCCGTACAGCTGGGGCGGCGGGGGAGCCATCGGCAACGATTCGGCCACGAGGAGGAAAAACGATGCTGCGGACCAGACTGGCTTGGGGATTGTTGTGGAGTGGAGCGGCGCTGGTGCTTCTGACCACCCCGGTTCGGGCCCAGGAGGACTGCGTGGCCTGCCACCGCGGGGTGTCCAAAGGCCTGGTGGCGGACTGGGAATCCAGCAAGCACGCGGGCCACAACGTGACCTGCTCCACCTGTCACGGCACGGAGCACCAGAGCACCGAGGATGCGGTGAAGGCCAGCATGCCGGACGAAACGGTTTGTCAGCAGTGCCACGAGACCCAGTTCGGCCAGTTCGCCAAGGGCAAGCACAACCTGGGCTGGACGGTCATGAACGCGCTGCCCATCACCCACGTGGAGCCGGACGAGCTGATCGAGGGTGGCCGGGGCTGCGGCGGCTGCCACAACATGGGCATCAAGACCGAGGCCCAGAAGAAGGAGCAGCACGACAAGGGCTACCGCTACCAGACCAACTCCTGCGACGAGTGCCACACCCGCCATTCCTTCTCGAAGAAGGAGGCCCTGGATCCCCGGGCCTGCCAGCAGTGCCACATGGGGTACGATCATCCCCAGTGGGAGATGTGGTCCAGTGCCAAGCACGGCACCCGCTGGCACGCCAAGGCCTCCGGCAACCTGCCCCAGACCGCGGCAGCCCCCACCTGCCAGAACTGCCACATGGCCGGCGGCAACCACGAGAACCGCACCGCCTGGGGCTTCCTGGGCGTGCGTCTGCCCCTGCCGGCGGACAAACAGTGGGCCGCGGACCGGGTCACCATCCTCAAGGCCCTGGGGGTGCTCCATCCGGAGACCGGCGAGCCCACCGCCCGGCTGGAGGCGGTCAAGGCCGCAGACCTGGCCCGCCTCACCGAGGAGGCCTGGAGCACCGAGCGGGAGAAGATGGTGAAGACCTGCACGAGCTGTCACTCCGAGCGCTACGCCCGGGGGCAGCTGGAGATGGGCGATGAGATCCTGCGCAAGGCAGACCGGCTGATGGCCGAGGCCATCGAGATCGTGGCCGGGCTTTACCGGGATGGCATCATCAAGAAGCCGGCCAACTACGCCTTCGCCTACCCGGATCTGTTGTACTTCATGCAGACCGGCGGCGGCGACACAGACAAGCTGTCCTTCATCGACCAGGTGCTCTGCGAGATGTACATGAAGCACCGCATGCGCACCTACCAGGCCTTCTTCCACGTCAATCCCGATTACGCCTACTGGTACGGCTGGTCGATGATGACCAAGGCCCTGGGCGAGATCAGGGAGCTGGCCGCCACCATGCGCGCCACCCACCAGCCCCGGTAGCAGGAAGGGCCCCCCTGCCCCACGGCAGCCGCCCGGGCTCAGGTGCCCGGGCGGCTGTCCTTTTTCTTGGGCAGGAAGAGCTGGCAGGCCATGCCGGAGCTGGCACGGACGGTGATCGAGGGCAGCTGCCGGCTCTTGAAGGCCATGACCCGGCAGCCGTAAGGGAAGGAGACCTCGTGGGTGATGTAGAAGTGCTGGCAGTGCATGCAGCTGACGCGCTGGTCAGGAGGCTGGCCGTCGCTCATGACACCCTTGGGCGGGGGGGCCTCAACCTGCTGCCCCGGCCTTCCCGGCCGTGCTTGCCTCAGGGGTGGCCAGCCGGGCCAGGCCGGTCAGGAGCACGAAGCGGCCCAGGGGCACCACCCGGCAGGGCAGGCTGGCCACGAACACCGGGTTGTCGCACAGCCCGCCGGACAAAAAGATCTCCTCGGGCGAGCCGGCGAAGCGGTAAGCGTTCAGGGCAATGCCCCGCACATAGCGGGCCACCGCCTGCTCCTCCGGCAGGCCATTGATGATGGCATCGAAGATCTGGCTCATGCCCAGGACCCCGCAGGTCACCGGGAAATGCTCCCGGGGGGCCGCCAGCCTCCGGAAATCCACATGGTAGTAGCTGGCCAGAAGCTCGATGGAAAAGCCCAGGGAGGCGCCGCATTCGGCGTTCCAGCCCATGTCCTGGACCTGGCCGTCCTGGAAGCGCACGTACTTGATGTCCCGGCTGCCGCAGTCCACCAGGAGGAAGCTCGGCCGGCCGATCAGGGCCTCGCCGCCCCGGGCCAGGGCCACCAGCTCGTTCACCACCCGCCGGCCATAGCGGCGGGCGCTGTGGCCGGTGGCCACCTCCACCGTCAGATCGGCGGCCAGCTCCCGGTTGGGCAGGACCGTCGGCTCGCGGCCGGGCACCGCCAAGTCCCAGATCTTGGCATAGGAGGTGCCGAAATCGCCCACCATCATGGCGCCACCCCGCTCAATTCCAGAAAGGCCTCGATCTTGGCCCTGAGCGAGGCGCTGGCCGCGACATCGGCATCCAGGTACAGACCCCGGGGATGGCGGCTGGCCAGGTGCCGGGCCAGGGCGGTCTTGGCGCAAAAGGCCTGGGCAAAGAAGACCGTGGGCACCGCCGGGTTCACCAGGCACTCCAGCTCGAAATCCGCCGGCGTCTTGTTCTCCATGCAGCGGCTCCAGCCATAGACATGGGTGGTGTCCGGGAAAAGCGCCAGCAAAGAGAAGTCCCGGGGCGGCACCCCCCAGAAGCCGGCGCTCGGCCGGCAGACCGCCCGGGGGCTGGCGGGCGCCGGGCGGCGTACCCCCTGGGTGATGGCGAGAAGCTTGTCCACCAGGGGCGCGGTGGAGGTGCAGATCGGGTTGCCCAGCTGTTCCTGGTCCCGATTCTCGCAGCAGCGCACCGGGATGCCCAGGAGGTCTTCGAGGATGGCGGCCACGGCCCGGGCGCCATCGCATTTGCCCGGCCCCACATCGACGACGATACCGGTCAGGTCCAGGGAGACGGCGTTGGCCACCACCGTGCGCAGGATGGCGCAATAGGCCCGCGGCACCGGGGAGGCCGCCTCCAGGCTCACGCCGGGCTGGGGCTCGTCCAGGTCCAGGATCGTGACCCCTCGATCACACAGGTCCGCGATCACCGCCCGGGGCGGCACCCCGACAATGCCGATCCGCTCCTTCTGGCTCCTGGTCTCCCGGGCTGTCTGATCGAGGCTCATGACGGCTCGCACCTCCTGGTTTTTGACGCCGCCAGCGGTCCATTCCGACCTCCGGGCGTCCTCACCCATCCCTGGGCAGCGGATGATGGGTGGCTTCTGGCGAGAGTTGCCATGGGCGGGGCGCACCCAACCGGGGGAAACGCCGGAAGTCCGCCAGGGTGCTCTCCCACAGGTCCTTTAGGTCCCATAGGTCCCATGGGTCCAGGGGAGTCATGGGAGTCATGGGACCTGTGGGTTGCCATACGCGGGCGCGCCAAAAGGAGTGCACCGCCCGGAAGTCAGCTCTGGTGGCCGCCTCATCGGTTCTGCTGCCGCAGCCAGGCCAGTCCCAGGCCGGCCAGGAGGAGGTGCAGCCCCCAGGCCGCCACGGTCGCCGGCAAATCGCCGGCCCGGGCCAGGGCCTGGCCCGTGCCCCAGGCCCCCCAGGCCAGAAAGGCCAGGGCGGCGCTCAAGGGCACGGCCAGGGACAAGTCCCGCCCCCAGCGCCGGGCCACGGCCAGGAAGGCCGGCAGGCCCAGGGCCAGAAGTGGCAGGCCCAGAAGAAGGTAGCTGAGCCGGGACTGGACGTCCTGCCACGCCTCCCGGGCCCGGGTGCCGCTGGCTCGGGCCCGGGCGAGGAGATCGGTCAGGGACAGCTCCTCCCGGCGATAGCCAGGCTCGAAGAATTCGGCCGGCGATTCCGGGAGGGCCACCGGATCGACGGGAGCGAAGGCAGTGCGGAAGCCGCCTTCCGGCGTGCGCTCCTTGACCAGGCCGCCCTCCAGCTGCCAGCCGGCCGGGGTCCAGCGGGCCACCGCCGCACTCACCAGGAGGCGCGGCGCCATTTCTTCGTCCCACTCCAGATACACGAAATCCTGCAGCCGGTCCGTATCCACACCCGGCTGGATGAAGGTGTAGATGCCCTGTTGTCCCCGGAAGAAGGTACGGCCGGCCCGCACCACCCCAGTGTGCTCCTCCTGGCGGACCAGCTCGTGCCAGATCCGGTTGGCGGCCCGGTTGCACGCCGGCTGCAGCCACTGGGCACTGACAGCGCCGGCCAGAGTGACCAGGAGGGCGGCCAGAAAGACCGGCGCCAGGATGCGGGGCAGCCCGATCCCGGCCGCCTGCAAGGCCAGCCACTCCCGGTTACGGACCAGAAGCCCGCAGACCAGCACCCCGGACAGGAGCACCACCACGGGCAAGAGCTCCTCCGCCACGGCCGGCAGGCGCAGGACGAAGAAGGCCGCTGCCATCGACAGGGGCTGCCCTGCCTCCAGGAAGTCGTCGATCTTCTCGAAAAGATCCACCACCAGGTAGATGCCGAGCAGACCGCCGGCCACCTGCCCCAGGAGCGCCAGGAAGCGGGTCACCAGGTAGCGGGTCAGGAGGCTCACCGTTGCTCCTCCCGGCCCCGGCCGAGAAGACGGCGCAGCCGACTGGCCAGGTCTTCCCCCACAAGCAGACCGCAGCGCTCGAGCCGCCACAGCCAGCCGGCGGCCAGGAGGCCGTACGCCAGGTTGGGCAGCCAGACCGCGAGCCCAGGGCCAAGCCAGCGGCCTTCGGCCAGAATGCCGCCCGCCGTCATCAGCACATAGTAGCCGACAAAGAGAAGCAGTCCCACCGTCATCCCCAGGCCGCGCCCGGCGTGGCCGGTCTGGATGGCCAGGGGCATGGCGAGAAGACTGAGGATCAGGCAGCCCACCGGCAGGGCCAGCCGCTGGTGCAGCTCCTGCCGCAGCTCGATGGCCTTGGCGCTGCCGGGGTCCTGTTGCCGGACTGCGGCGGCCAGCTCGGCCAGATCGGCGCTCCGGCGATCCATGGCCAGGGCGTCACGGCCCGCCACATAGCGGGGTGCGGCCATGGGGATCACCACCTGGTAGGTGGCGAAGCGGACGGTCTCGCTCACCTCGCCATCGCTGCGGTGCATGGAGCCGTCCACCAGCTCCAGGAGCACGGTCATGGCAGCAGGATTGGCGGCCAGCGAGCCCGAGCGGGCGGTGATGATCACCGGCTGTGGCCGGTGGCGGCCGTCGCTGACAAACACCCCCTCCAGGCGGCCGGCCTGGCGGTCGATCCGGTCCACATACAGGACCACCTGCCCCAGGCTGTCACTGAACCGTTGGGGCTTGAGGCCCCGGTCGATCTTCTCCTTGGCCAGGGAGAGGAGCAGCCCCCGCATGGCCTCCTGGCTGGCGGGCACCAGCTCCACCGTGAAGAGGCCGGTGATGAAGGCGCAGGCCGCAGCCACGGCTGCCACCGGCGGCAGCAGCCGGCGGACGCCGATGCCAGCGGCGAACAGGCCCATGATCTCCCGGTCGTGGCCCAGGCGGCCGAAGGCCAGGAGCACGCCGGCCATGGTGGCCAGGGGCATGGTGAAGCGGCTGACCGCTGCGGTGAGGTAGGCCGCGATGCGGACCAGGTCGGCGGCGCCGATGCCCAGGTCCAGCAGCGTATCCAGGAAGGGAACAAGCTTGCCCAGAAGAAGAACGCCGTTTACGATGGCCAGGCTGGCCACCAGGAAGGCCAGGATCTCGGCCGCCAGATAGGAGGCAAGAAGGATGGGCATGGGGATGGGGGTGGCCGGCGAAGCGCCCGTGGCGGGAATGGCCGGAAAGGACACATGTACCACGAACCGCCGGGAGCGGCAATCATGAGCGAGGCCCGCAGCCCCCTGGTGTCGGCCCTGCCGGTGCAGGCAGCCCCGCCCAGCCTGGCCGACAACACCGCCGACCTGGATCGGCTGCTCCGGGCCCTGGCACCGGCCCTGGCCGGCCAGCCCCCTGGGGTGCCCTGGCCCCAGCTGGCAGCAGCAGCGGCGTCCTTCCGGGCCGCCGGCTTCCGCGGCCATGCCCTGGTGGCCAATCTGCCCGCCGGCCCCGAGCTCATGGGCTTTGCCGCCGGCGCCCCCGGCCTGGTGCCAGCCCTGGCCCTGGACCTGGGCACCACCGTCCTCGAGGCCAGCCTTCTGGATCTGGCCACCGGCCAGGTTCTGGCCCGGGGCCAGCGGGACAACCCCCAGATCGGACTCGGTGCCGACGTTCTCACCCGCATCCACGGCGCGGCTGGCCCTGGCCTTGACCGCCTGCACCGGCTCCTGATCGAGGGGGTGAACGACCTGGCCCGGCAGCTGGCCGCCCGGTCAGGTCTCGATCCGGGCGGCATCGTGGCCCTGGCAGCGGCGGGCAACACCACCATGACCCATTTCTTCCTGGGCCTCGATCCCCGCCAGCTCTGCCGGGAGCCGTACATCCCGCTGGTCAATGCCCCCGACCCCGGCCATGCCCGGGAGATCGACCTGGCCATCCATCCGGCAGCCCCGGTCTGGGTGCTGCCGTCCGTGGGCTCCTATTTTGGCGGCGACCTCCTGGCCGGCATTCTGGCCACCGGCCTCGACCAGGGGGAGCGGCCGGCCCTCCTGGTGGACGTGGGCACCAACGCCGAGGTGGTGGTGGGCAGCCGGGATTGGCTCGTGGCCTGCGCCGGCGCCGCCGGTCCGGCCCTGGAGGGCGGCGTGGCGCGGATGGGCATGCGGGCCGCGCCAGGCGCGGTCAGCCGCATCCGCATCGATGCCGCCCGCCGCCTCAGCTGCCAGACCATCGGCGACCAGCCGGCCCAGGGCATCTGCGGCTCCGGGATCATCGATCTGGTGGCCGAGCTCTACCTGGCCCAGCTCATCGACTTCCGGGGCCGCTTCCAGCCCCAGCGCGCCCCTGCTCTCTTCACCGCCACCCCGGAAGGGCCGGCCCTGATCGTCGTCCCTGCGGAAAGAACGGCCGGCGGCCAGCCGATTCTTTTTGGCCAGGTGGACTGCGATGCGGTCATCCGCTCCAAGGCAGCCATGTACGCCATCCTCACCACCCTGCTTGGCCAGGTGGGCCTGGGCTTTCAGGATCTGGCCGCCATCCACGTGGCCGGCACCTTCGGCGGCCACATCGATCCTCGCCAGGCGATTGTCATCGGCATGCTGCCGGACCTGCCCCTGGCCTTCTACCAGCCCCGGGGCAACACCTCTTTAGCCGGC contains the following coding sequences:
- a CDS encoding multiheme c-type cytochrome, with amino-acid sequence MLRTRLAWGLLWSGAALVLLTTPVRAQEDCVACHRGVSKGLVADWESSKHAGHNVTCSTCHGTEHQSTEDAVKASMPDETVCQQCHETQFGQFAKGKHNLGWTVMNALPITHVEPDELIEGGRGCGGCHNMGIKTEAQKKEQHDKGYRYQTNSCDECHTRHSFSKKEALDPRACQQCHMGYDHPQWEMWSSAKHGTRWHAKASGNLPQTAAAPTCQNCHMAGGNHENRTAWGFLGVRLPLPADKQWAADRVTILKALGVLHPETGEPTARLEAVKAADLARLTEEAWSTEREKMVKTCTSCHSERYARGQLEMGDEILRKADRLMAEAIEIVAGLYRDGIIKKPANYAFAYPDLLYFMQTGGGDTDKLSFIDQVLCEMYMKHRMRTYQAFFHVNPDYAYWYGWSMMTKALGEIRELAATMRATHQPR
- a CDS encoding uracil-DNA glycosylase, whose product is MSDGQPPDQRVSCMHCQHFYITHEVSFPYGCRVMAFKSRQLPSITVRASSGMACQLFLPKKKDSRPGT
- a CDS encoding ATPase — its product is MMVGDFGTSYAKIWDLAVPGREPTVLPNRELAADLTVEVATGHSARRYGRRVVNELVALARGGEALIGRPSFLLVDCGSRDIKYVRFQDGQVQDMGWNAECGASLGFSIELLASYYHVDFRRLAAPREHFPVTCGVLGMSQIFDAIINGLPEEQAVARYVRGIALNAYRFAGSPEEIFLSGGLCDNPVFVASLPCRVVPLGRFVLLTGLARLATPEASTAGKAGAAG
- a CDS encoding LptF/LptG family permease codes for the protein MSLLTRYLVTRFLALLGQVAGGLLGIYLVVDLFEKIDDFLEAGQPLSMAAAFFVLRLPAVAEELLPVVVLLSGVLVCGLLVRNREWLALQAAGIGLPRILAPVFLAALLVTLAGAVSAQWLQPACNRAANRIWHELVRQEEHTGVVRAGRTFFRGQQGIYTFIQPGVDTDRLQDFVYLEWDEEMAPRLLVSAAVARWTPAGWQLEGGLVKERTPEGGFRTAFAPVDPVALPESPAEFFEPGYRREELSLTDLLARARASGTRAREAWQDVQSRLSYLLLGLPLLALGLPAFLAVARRWGRDLSLAVPLSAALAFLAWGAWGTGQALARAGDLPATVAAWGLHLLLAGLGLAWLRQQNR
- a CDS encoding LptF/LptG family permease — protein: MPILLASYLAAEILAFLVASLAIVNGVLLLGKLVPFLDTLLDLGIGAADLVRIAAYLTAAVSRFTMPLATMAGVLLAFGRLGHDREIMGLFAAGIGVRRLLPPVAAVAAACAFITGLFTVELVPASQEAMRGLLLSLAKEKIDRGLKPQRFSDSLGQVVLYVDRIDRQAGRLEGVFVSDGRHRPQPVIITARSGSLAANPAAMTVLLELVDGSMHRSDGEVSETVRFATYQVVIPMAAPRYVAGRDALAMDRRSADLAELAAAVRQQDPGSAKAIELRQELHQRLALPVGCLILSLLAMPLAIQTGHAGRGLGMTVGLLLFVGYYVLMTAGGILAEGRWLGPGLAVWLPNLAYGLLAAGWLWRLERCGLLVGEDLASRLRRLLGRGREEQR
- a CDS encoding ASKHA domain-containing protein produces the protein MSEARSPLVSALPVQAAPPSLADNTADLDRLLRALAPALAGQPPGVPWPQLAAAAASFRAAGFRGHALVANLPAGPELMGFAAGAPGLVPALALDLGTTVLEASLLDLATGQVLARGQRDNPQIGLGADVLTRIHGAAGPGLDRLHRLLIEGVNDLARQLAARSGLDPGGIVALAAAGNTTMTHFFLGLDPRQLCREPYIPLVNAPDPGHAREIDLAIHPAAPVWVLPSVGSYFGGDLLAGILATGLDQGERPALLVDVGTNAEVVVGSRDWLVACAGAAGPALEGGVARMGMRAAPGAVSRIRIDAARRLSCQTIGDQPAQGICGSGIIDLVAELYLAQLIDFRGRFQPQRAPALFTATPEGPALIVVPAERTAGGQPILFGQVDCDAVIRSKAAMYAILTTLLGQVGLGFQDLAAIHVAGTFGGHIDPRQAIVIGMLPDLPLAFYQPRGNTSLAGAELLLMDGEARQRSRELVRRITYLELNVNHDFMIRFSGSRVIPHTDPDLFPTVPIHR